Proteins from one Penicillium digitatum chromosome 2, complete sequence genomic window:
- a CDS encoding putative feruloyl esterase, with amino-acid sequence MDQFAQTRGADDLFDDEIIPISTVVQPAQTEVVAPEPGPEPERQEVSIPEKPAPEQSISRGETPQRGRGGERGRGRRGRGKGGRGGREEQTRSESSPRKKTPVNASAADAREAAASKSKPEKPVEPKEQTAPVEEGHGEDLTANGAEAARVPAVRGDRSATGGLRKPKLTEEELSKRIAAAKENAVKKAAAHARAEADQASFMEREQEAAKKRREELAHRRMMDTEREKNRQRKLKAQTGREWDSQKREEDYDPRGGGSQFRRGMHGGVSGTVRRNFEDARSEDVVDHSGGNRGRGRGGRGGRDRGSPRTPRGDRLRKGLADSMFATESPAALALDDKSAFPALPEGPKKTETKKTEPKSAPTPETKVTTHSKIESEPEIAPAALNSQTAMDKLDSTFSPITGTWADQFEDE; translated from the exons ATGGACCAGTTCGCACAGACTCGTGGTGCCGACGACCTGTTCGACGATGAGATCATCCCGATCTCCACGGTAGTGCAACCGGCGCAGACAGAGGTCGTTGCCCCCGAGCCAGGGCCAGAGCCAGAGCGACAGGAGGTATCTATACCCGAGAAGCCAGCTCCCGAGCAGTCAATTTCACGTGGGGAGACTCCGCAGCGGGGCCGTGGTGGTGAACGAGGCCGGGGACGACGGGGTCGGGGCAAAGGAGGGCGCGGTGGACGAGAGGAGCAAACCCGGTCAGAAAGCTCTCCGCGCAAAAAGACTCCTGTCAATGCGTCTGCTGCTGATGCGCGCGAGGCTGCTGCTTCGAAGTCGAAGCCTGAGAAGCCCGTTGAGCCTAAAGAGCAGACCGCCCCGGTCGAAGAGGGTCATGGTGAAGATCTGACTGCGAATGGCGCTGAGGCCGCGCGTGTGCCAGCTGTTCGCGGTGATCGGAGTGCCACTGGGGGCCTGAGAAAG CCTAAACTCACGGAAGAGGAACTCTCTAAACGAATTGCCGCAGCCAAGGAGAACGCTGTGAAAAAGGCTGCTGCCCACGCTCGTGCCGAAGCTGATCAGGCGTCATTTATGGAGCGCGAGCAGGAAGCGGCGAAGAAACGTCGCGAGGAACTTGCGCACCGCCGCATGATGGATACTGAACGCGAGAAAAACCGACAGCGGAAACTCAAGGCCCAGACAGGACGTGAGTGGGACTCGCAGAAACGCGAGGAAGATTATGACCCCCGCGGTGGGGGCAGCCAATTCAGACGCGGTATGCATGGCGGCGTGTCTGGTACCGTGCGACGAAACTTCGAAGACGCCCGTTCAGAAGATGTTGTAGATCACTCAGGTGGTAACCGGGGTCGTGGAAGAGGCGGTCGAGGTGGCCGTGACCGTGGATCCCCGCGTACCCCTCGGGGAGACCGGCTGCGCAAGGGCTTAGCTGACAGTATGTTCGCAACGGAGAGCCCCGCTGCGCTGGCGTTGGATGATAAGAGTGCATTCCCGGCTCTGCCCGAGGGGCCCAAGAAGACTGAGACTAAGAAAACTGAGCCCAAATCTGCTCCCACGCCGGAGACCAAGGTTACGACTCATAGTAAAATCGAGTCTGAACCCGAAATTGCTCCTGCAGCATTGAATTCACAAACAGCAATGGACAAGTTGGACTCTACGTTTTCGCCCATTACTGGAACTTGGGCAGATCAGTTTGAAGATGAGTGA